In one Mucilaginibacter sp. PAMB04168 genomic region, the following are encoded:
- a CDS encoding DUF5017 domain-containing protein: MKRYLIMPALLLALSACNKVKVTPPSDFDVKASKINMTTKDTVYFSFSGNPDYITFYSGEPNHRYENRERLSAAPDSVILNFSTSTTAPSATTQPASLNNFAVLVSKDFNGGSDIVSLQKATWTDISSRAKLATTTTAVASGNVHLEDQLNGSLPIYVAFRYLADMSTVNAVSRKWTVGPTPALTIRSFFKDTVNTMASNVNSAGLNNIISVANIDNSWNFANNSLTFNAPAIGSAKDEDWAISRPLVLNTIPSDYGQILKNATVKPTDFRYIFKKPGTYKVTFVAKNQDSENSAEVIKEFTFTITN, encoded by the coding sequence ATGAAAAGATACTTAATAATGCCTGCTTTATTACTAGCGCTATCTGCATGCAATAAGGTAAAAGTAACTCCCCCTTCGGACTTTGATGTAAAGGCTTCGAAAATAAATATGACAACTAAAGACACCGTGTATTTCTCTTTCAGCGGAAACCCGGATTATATTACCTTTTACTCGGGTGAACCCAACCATCGTTATGAGAACAGGGAACGCCTTAGTGCCGCTCCAGACTCCGTAATCCTGAATTTTTCCACATCAACAACTGCGCCTAGCGCAACTACACAGCCTGCCTCTCTTAATAATTTTGCGGTGCTTGTGTCTAAAGATTTTAATGGCGGAAGTGATATCGTAAGTCTTCAAAAAGCAACCTGGACGGATATATCCTCCCGTGCGAAATTGGCAACCACAACAACAGCCGTTGCCTCGGGGAATGTCCATCTGGAGGATCAGTTGAATGGCTCGTTGCCGATTTATGTAGCCTTTCGGTATTTAGCCGATATGTCAACTGTAAATGCTGTGTCGCGTAAATGGACAGTGGGTCCAACACCCGCATTGACGATACGAAGCTTTTTTAAAGATACCGTTAATACAATGGCAAGTAACGTTAACAGTGCGGGACTGAATAATATCATTTCGGTTGCTAACATTGATAATTCCTGGAATTTTGCCAATAATTCGCTGACATTCAACGCTCCTGCAATCGGCAGTGCAAAAGATGAAGACTGGGCAATTTCCCGACCACTTGTGTTGAACACCATTCCATCAGATTATGGACAGATTTTGAAAAACGCTACTGTAAAACCGACGGACTTTAGGTATATATTTAAAAAGCCGGGTACTTACAAGGTGACTTTCGTAGCCAAAAATCAGGATAGCGAAAACAGTGCAGAAGTTATTAAGGAATTCACATTTACGATTACCAACTAA
- a CDS encoding CHRD domain-containing protein, which yields MKICLKNALYVITCLGSLSFYSCKKFDDSRPNDLGKLVFAGTGNAAQLTPPGTSTGTATFSGVYDANQKVFNYKLNWKNLDTTVVTARFYGPNAVGQENVQLRDIFVSTTTANNRPKTDSLTSAFFSLNALSDKEANDLKDGKWSFLITTPTSPNGVLKGKITYVRTYFDE from the coding sequence ATGAAAATTTGTTTGAAGAATGCCTTGTACGTCATAACCTGCCTTGGCAGCTTAAGCTTCTATTCTTGTAAAAAGTTTGACGACAGCAGGCCAAATGATCTTGGAAAGCTTGTTTTTGCGGGTACCGGTAACGCTGCGCAGTTAACACCGCCCGGAACTTCAACCGGCACAGCAACGTTTTCCGGTGTTTATGATGCTAACCAAAAGGTTTTTAATTACAAGCTAAACTGGAAAAATTTGGACACTACAGTTGTTACTGCCCGTTTTTATGGACCAAACGCAGTTGGACAGGAAAACGTTCAACTTAGGGATATCTTTGTTAGTACCACAACAGCGAACAATCGTCCGAAGACCGATAGCCTGACAAGTGCCTTTTTTTCTTTAAACGCACTATCTGATAAAGAAGCGAATGACCTTAAAGACGGGAAGTGGTCCTTTTTGATTACCACACCAACCTCACCGAATGGTGTTTTGAAAGGAAAGATTACATATGTTCGAACTTACTTTGATGAGTAA
- a CDS encoding RagB/SusD family nutrient uptake outer membrane protein has product MKKILIYIMIILPFTSCKKVLDTVPTGALVPQTSYSSEAQVRAALAGLYFNLRASTLYGSFYATRLTLGTDETYFYNLNYGYNNYSYTIVPSTDGDIGTFWRLCYQSINYCNSLLDNIDVSAASGTVSAATVRKAKGEALFLRGYYYFLLAQWYGDVPLMVHATQDPSEGQIERTPVKLVYDQIISDMTAAEGMLTDQTFASIGYSEKISVTAVEGILARVCLYAAGNPVNDTKRFADAKKWAAKVIESRQHTLLSSYQQVFLDEIQNRYNQENIWEIGFNQNATGAVSAGGQFNVFMNIGKSTGSGSPVVYDGYSYGYVRAYPRLYVSYQPGDLRRDWNLSSYGWAGLNKTYYTSNQIWSRQISKWNREYEPDVSRLTQTTSQVNFPMLRYSDVLLMYAEAENELNGPTAEAYNAINQVRRRAYSKTPIIYNFTITNAGSGYTTAPAVNFSTGNATAVSTLTSGAVSLISVTNAGSGYITAPTVIIGTPWAANTNYALNTQVTNAGKLYTVTKAGVSTATPPAQASGASNPATTGATFTYAGVQATATANLTTVTTGDLTQGLSKDDFRIAVQNERYLELAFEALRKSDLKRWGIFVPTVQSLLVDIAGSSNPKWNMPIPPMATEITAADVIGAAAAPGTNIGSKDILWPIPQNEILLNKKIKQNPGY; this is encoded by the coding sequence ATGAAAAAGATACTCATATACATAATGATCATATTGCCTTTTACATCATGTAAAAAGGTGCTTGACACAGTACCTACAGGGGCATTGGTACCTCAGACTTCTTATTCTTCCGAAGCGCAGGTTAGGGCTGCTTTGGCAGGGCTGTATTTTAACTTAAGAGCCAGTACATTGTATGGCTCATTTTATGCAACCCGCCTTACACTGGGTACCGACGAAACTTATTTTTATAATCTTAACTACGGTTACAATAACTACAGCTATACGATTGTCCCTTCTACTGATGGTGATATAGGCACGTTTTGGCGACTTTGCTACCAATCAATCAATTATTGCAACAGTTTGTTAGACAACATAGATGTGTCCGCTGCATCGGGAACAGTAAGCGCCGCTACCGTAAGAAAGGCAAAAGGAGAAGCCTTGTTTTTGCGAGGTTATTATTACTTCCTGCTTGCACAGTGGTACGGGGATGTGCCCCTCATGGTTCATGCTACCCAGGATCCCTCGGAAGGGCAAATTGAACGTACGCCTGTAAAGTTGGTTTATGACCAGATCATTAGCGATATGACTGCAGCAGAAGGAATGCTTACCGATCAAACATTCGCTTCTATAGGCTATTCAGAAAAAATTTCCGTCACCGCAGTTGAAGGAATACTTGCACGTGTGTGCCTTTATGCTGCTGGAAATCCGGTGAACGATACCAAACGTTTTGCTGATGCAAAAAAGTGGGCGGCAAAAGTGATCGAATCAAGGCAGCATACCTTACTTTCTTCCTATCAGCAGGTCTTTCTTGATGAGATTCAAAATCGCTATAACCAGGAAAATATCTGGGAAATTGGGTTCAATCAAAATGCTACCGGAGCGGTTTCAGCAGGAGGGCAGTTCAATGTGTTCATGAACATTGGCAAATCTACCGGGAGCGGCTCACCTGTTGTTTATGATGGCTATAGTTACGGTTACGTAAGGGCATACCCTCGCTTATATGTTTCCTACCAGCCGGGCGACCTGAGAAGAGATTGGAATTTATCAAGTTATGGTTGGGCCGGTTTAAACAAAACTTACTATACGTCCAATCAGATTTGGTCAAGGCAGATTAGTAAATGGAACAGGGAGTACGAACCAGACGTTAGCCGTTTAACGCAGACAACATCTCAGGTGAATTTCCCTATGTTGCGTTATTCGGATGTGCTGCTAATGTATGCCGAAGCTGAGAATGAGCTTAACGGGCCAACCGCAGAAGCCTACAACGCCATCAATCAGGTACGCAGAAGGGCATACAGTAAAACCCCTATAATATATAACTTTACCATCACTAACGCAGGCTCTGGCTATACAACTGCTCCGGCGGTTAATTTTTCCACAGGTAATGCTACTGCAGTAAGCACCTTAACCTCGGGCGCTGTAAGCCTGATTTCGGTAACTAATGCCGGTAGCGGTTATATTACAGCACCTACCGTCATAATTGGTACGCCTTGGGCAGCAAATACAAACTATGCACTCAACACTCAAGTAACCAATGCCGGAAAACTGTATACAGTAACCAAAGCCGGCGTTTCAACTGCAACTCCACCCGCACAAGCTTCGGGCGCATCTAACCCCGCAACAACCGGTGCCACATTCACTTATGCCGGAGTGCAGGCTACTGCGACCGCAAATTTAACCACAGTAACCACCGGTGATTTGACGCAGGGTCTGAGTAAAGACGATTTTCGCATAGCTGTTCAAAACGAACGCTACCTTGAACTGGCATTTGAAGCACTGCGTAAGTCTGACCTTAAGCGCTGGGGAATATTTGTACCAACGGTTCAGAGCTTGTTGGTGGATATAGCAGGATCGTCAAACCCAAAATGGAATATGCCAATACCGCCAATGGCTACTGAAATTACAGCTGCCGATGTTATTGGTGCTGCAGCCGCTCCCGGTACTAACATAGGCTCCAAAGATATTTTATGGCCGATTCCTCAAAATGAAATTCTACTTAACAAAAAGATAAAACAGAATCCAGGTTATTAA
- a CDS encoding TonB-dependent receptor: MKQSSTFALTSRIFISTPVTWQILLLVCAFIVICSPAFSQAIIIKGTVSDETGTMAGVTVTLKTTRTATRTDAKGNYSISAPNRNAVLVFTFVGYENREIPIGSNNSIDVIMKSSANDLNDVVVIGYGTSKKRDLTGSVGSVNMKDIQKAAVTSVDGALAGRIAGVQVTSNDGQPGANAEILVRGVGSVSQSSAPLYVIDGFPQEDANFNSINPADIASIDVLKDASATAIYGARGSNGVILITTKKGTSGIPQLTFSTNSGFQKSINNVKLMDAYEFVKLQNDINPYFTSYVYFRNGKTLDSYKNAQTINWQDIMFNKLPAFQNHNVSLTGRSGKTSYAVSASYADQAGLIIKSGFKRYQARIVLDQEINDKLKIGINTNYADTKSYGSIPSVQANPTGNGQNLAAFNLMYNIWSYRPVLSSGLFDENFIYNDLVDNNEDGGLPGGNSSINPYINTSNVINDRLANTLTGNSYLEYKIIPGLQLRVTAGINLTNSLTNTFYNSRTQSGSPLTAAGAAFGVNGSTSAGKSISFINENTLSYSKNFNQNNILSALIGYSSQTSKNSGNGFSATNLPNESLGINGLGQGTPYRVSSSSSLSALQSYYGRLNYTYRKNYLFTANFRADGSSKFYKDNRWGYFPSGALAWRFSGENFMKKYSFIDDAKIRFSYGVIGNNRVADFAYLSQINTGSNIYYSYNDQNVYGSTVQTMSNYNLKWETTYESDLGINFSLFKGRLNFETDYYKRITKNLLLSAAMPYSTGFTTAFQNVGSVSNEGLEFTLATVNISKKNFTWSSSFNISFNRNRVLELTGGEESRLTTRSFESAMTTPNYIAKIGRPVAQFYGYVADGLYQLNDFYKIPNGTAGFYYVLKEGIPYYAGKNTLASPQTNQSLVVQPGDPKYKDINGDGLINGDDYTVIGNPYPLHYGGFSNNFSYKNFDLNVFLQWSYGNQVMNANKLKFEGNTNAPQSGNSPTTNLGSVNVNQFASYVNRWTPTNPTNEYPRANANTGGLRQYSTRIIEDASYLRLKTVSIGYNLPRKMLSRLHINNLRFSLSGQNLLTFTKYSGPDPEVSTNAGNNLAPGFDFSPYPRTRVLTFGANLTL, from the coding sequence ATGAAACAAAGTTCTACTTTTGCTTTAACCAGTCGCATCTTTATTTCTACCCCGGTCACGTGGCAAATACTATTGTTAGTCTGTGCTTTCATCGTCATTTGCTCGCCCGCTTTTTCGCAAGCTATCATTATTAAAGGTACCGTTTCTGACGAGACGGGTACAATGGCTGGTGTGACCGTTACCCTGAAAACAACCCGAACCGCCACTCGTACAGATGCTAAAGGCAATTATTCTATCTCTGCTCCAAATAGGAATGCAGTGCTGGTATTCACGTTTGTGGGGTATGAAAATAGGGAGATACCCATTGGATCCAACAATTCGATAGACGTTATCATGAAATCAAGTGCTAATGACCTCAATGATGTGGTTGTTATTGGTTATGGAACGTCAAAAAAAAGGGACCTAACAGGTTCTGTGGGTTCCGTAAACATGAAAGATATTCAAAAAGCTGCCGTGACTTCAGTTGACGGAGCGTTGGCAGGGCGCATTGCAGGTGTACAGGTCACATCAAATGATGGCCAACCGGGCGCTAATGCAGAGATACTTGTACGGGGAGTGGGTTCGGTGTCGCAATCCTCGGCTCCGCTTTACGTAATTGATGGTTTTCCTCAGGAAGATGCCAACTTCAATTCCATCAATCCGGCTGATATCGCCTCCATCGATGTTTTAAAAGATGCCTCTGCTACAGCAATTTATGGTGCCCGCGGTTCTAATGGAGTTATTTTAATTACGACTAAAAAAGGCACCTCTGGCATCCCGCAACTAACATTTTCTACCAATAGTGGATTTCAAAAATCTATTAATAATGTGAAGCTGATGGATGCATATGAGTTTGTAAAACTTCAGAATGATATTAACCCTTATTTCACCAGCTATGTATACTTCCGCAATGGAAAAACGCTGGACAGTTACAAAAATGCTCAAACCATAAACTGGCAGGATATCATGTTCAATAAGCTGCCTGCATTCCAAAATCATAACGTGTCTCTTACCGGAAGATCAGGTAAAACGTCTTACGCTGTTTCTGCCTCCTATGCCGACCAGGCTGGTTTGATCATTAAAAGTGGTTTCAAGCGTTATCAGGCGCGGATTGTTCTTGATCAGGAAATTAATGATAAGCTGAAGATTGGTATCAATACCAACTACGCCGATACCAAATCTTATGGATCCATTCCTTCGGTTCAAGCCAATCCAACAGGAAACGGGCAAAACTTGGCCGCATTCAACCTCATGTATAACATTTGGAGCTACCGCCCGGTACTGAGTTCGGGCCTGTTTGATGAAAACTTTATTTACAATGACTTGGTCGATAATAACGAGGATGGCGGCCTGCCTGGTGGCAACTCATCCATTAATCCTTACATTAACACAAGCAATGTGATTAATGACCGCTTAGCTAACACGCTAACCGGTAACTCTTATCTTGAATATAAGATTATTCCTGGCTTGCAGCTTCGTGTAACTGCCGGAATTAATTTAACGAACTCACTTACCAACACCTTTTACAATTCCCGAACACAGTCCGGCAGCCCGTTAACAGCTGCCGGTGCTGCTTTCGGGGTTAACGGCAGCACATCTGCAGGGAAGTCAATTAGTTTTATTAATGAGAATACACTTTCTTACTCCAAAAATTTTAATCAAAATAATATCCTTTCGGCATTAATAGGTTATAGCTCGCAAACCAGTAAGAACAGCGGTAACGGCTTTTCTGCAACAAATTTACCGAACGAATCGTTGGGGATTAACGGGCTGGGACAGGGCACCCCCTACAGAGTGAGTTCTTCTTCTTCCCTGAGTGCGTTACAATCCTACTATGGAAGATTAAATTACACATACCGCAAAAACTACTTGTTCACTGCCAACTTCAGAGCCGACGGATCTTCCAAATTTTACAAGGATAACAGATGGGGGTATTTCCCTTCAGGTGCTTTAGCCTGGCGTTTCAGTGGTGAGAATTTCATGAAAAAGTACTCGTTCATTGACGATGCCAAGATTCGTTTTAGTTATGGTGTGATCGGCAACAACCGGGTAGCTGATTTTGCTTACCTATCCCAAATTAATACAGGCAGCAACATTTACTATTCTTATAACGATCAGAATGTTTATGGCTCAACCGTACAGACAATGTCTAACTATAATTTGAAATGGGAAACTACGTATGAATCAGACCTGGGCATTAATTTTTCATTGTTTAAAGGTCGATTGAACTTTGAGACCGATTATTATAAACGTATCACCAAAAATCTTCTTTTGAGTGCTGCAATGCCTTACAGTACAGGGTTTACAACGGCTTTTCAAAATGTGGGCAGCGTAAGTAACGAAGGTCTTGAATTTACGCTGGCAACCGTAAACATCAGTAAAAAGAATTTTACCTGGAGTAGTAGCTTTAATATTTCATTTAACAGGAACAGGGTACTGGAGTTAACGGGAGGAGAGGAATCGAGGTTAACAACAAGGAGCTTTGAGTCTGCCATGACGACGCCCAATTATATTGCAAAAATTGGCCGGCCCGTGGCGCAGTTCTACGGCTATGTTGCTGACGGTTTATACCAACTGAACGACTTTTACAAGATTCCGAACGGAACAGCCGGATTTTATTACGTGCTCAAAGAAGGCATTCCTTATTACGCCGGCAAAAATACACTGGCAAGCCCACAAACAAATCAGTCATTGGTTGTTCAACCAGGCGATCCTAAATACAAAGACATAAACGGAGACGGATTGATCAACGGTGATGATTACACGGTAATTGGTAATCCTTATCCGCTACACTACGGCGGCTTTTCTAACAACTTCTCCTACAAAAATTTTGACTTGAACGTATTCCTTCAATGGTCATATGGAAACCAGGTGATGAACGCCAATAAACTTAAGTTTGAAGGGAATACCAACGCACCCCAATCCGGAAATTCTCCAACAACAAACTTAGGTAGCGTAAATGTCAATCAGTTCGCTTCCTATGTTAACAGATGGACACCGACTAACCCGACCAATGAATACCCGCGCGCAAACGCGAATACTGGCGGACTGAGACAATATTCGACCCGCATCATTGAAGACGCTTCTTACTTACGTCTGAAAACCGTTTCAATCGGTTATAATTTACCTAGGAAAATGCTTTCGCGCTTGCATATCAACAATCTTCGGTTTTCTCTGTCGGGACAAAATTTGCTAACGTTTACCAAATATAGCGGACCTGATCCGGAGGTCAGCACGAATGCCGGCAACAACTTAGCCCCTGGATTCGATTTCTCTCCATATCCAAGAACGCGAGTATTAACCTTTGGCGCTAACCTAACCTTATAA